A stretch of the Halorussus salinus genome encodes the following:
- a CDS encoding redoxin domain-containing protein, which produces MGDSDGPTVGSQAPAFTAPLAAPDGSVSEVSLSSLRAEGAVLLVFQPTDFDPESFVERYALGKYDWFTADDRLRVVGVNRARPRTNREFADYLDVTYPFCSDRDLAIAESYGVTYRAFGFARRARPACFFVDTDGTVRYRWVGDRNRTGRVRPQVRDLYETVMDVLGRPETESFGFA; this is translated from the coding sequence ATGGGAGATTCGGACGGTCCGACCGTCGGTTCGCAGGCCCCGGCGTTTACCGCGCCGTTGGCGGCCCCCGACGGGTCGGTGTCGGAGGTGTCGCTGTCGTCGCTTCGCGCCGAGGGCGCGGTGTTGCTCGTCTTCCAACCGACCGACTTCGACCCCGAGTCGTTCGTCGAGCGATACGCCCTCGGCAAGTACGACTGGTTCACCGCCGACGACCGACTCCGCGTCGTCGGCGTGAACCGCGCCAGACCGCGGACCAACCGGGAGTTCGCCGACTATCTCGACGTGACCTACCCCTTCTGTTCGGACCGGGACCTCGCTATCGCCGAGTCGTACGGCGTCACCTACCGGGCGTTCGGCTTCGCCCGGCGCGCGCGTCCGGCCTGCTTCTTCGTGGACACCGACGGGACGGTTCGGTACCGCTGGGTCGGCGACCGGAACCGGACCGGCCGGGTCCGCCCGCAGGTCCGGGACCTCTACGAGACCGTGATGGACGTGCTGGGTCGCCCCGAGACCGAGAGTTTCGGCTTCGCGTAG
- a CDS encoding M24 family metallopeptidase: protein MPTRVPDSEFRDRLAAVRERIADADADAGVWFGATSIEYLTGFGHIQTERPVVLAVTDDGVALTVPRLEVERVETNPRIDAVHHYFDYPGGEPIETAAGMLSELGVESVAADADGAPGVMGYEGPKLSNFVDVETQSWVDRMRWAKSDAEVELVRESARWGNLAHRYLADYTEVGEHPATVSQRASLEASRAMLDTLGDEYVPRTRGDGPAMAGFITGEQTALPHGHTANRRLREGDVLVTGASANVDGYRSELERTMLLGEPTDEQAHYFELMLEAQTIAIDALGPGVELSYVDQQVWDYFEEQGVTDLAQHHVGHNIGLGAHEPPYIDRGWTTHCAEQDGREEADAEMEPGHIYTIEPGIYTDEYGYRHSDTIAVTEEGVDWLTYFPRDLESNTIRVE from the coding sequence ATGCCGACGCGAGTACCCGACAGCGAGTTTCGAGACCGACTCGCCGCCGTGCGCGAGCGAATCGCCGACGCAGACGCCGACGCGGGAGTCTGGTTCGGCGCGACGAGCATCGAGTACCTGACTGGCTTCGGCCACATCCAGACCGAGCGCCCGGTCGTGCTGGCGGTGACCGACGACGGCGTGGCCCTGACGGTGCCGCGCCTCGAAGTCGAGCGGGTCGAGACCAACCCGCGCATCGACGCGGTGCATCACTACTTCGACTACCCCGGCGGGGAGCCAATCGAGACCGCCGCCGGGATGCTCTCGGAGTTGGGCGTCGAGTCGGTCGCGGCCGACGCCGACGGCGCGCCGGGCGTGATGGGCTACGAGGGGCCGAAGCTCTCGAACTTCGTGGACGTGGAGACCCAGAGCTGGGTCGATAGGATGCGGTGGGCCAAGTCCGACGCGGAGGTCGAGTTGGTCCGCGAGTCCGCGCGGTGGGGCAACCTCGCCCACCGCTATCTGGCCGACTACACGGAGGTCGGCGAGCATCCGGCGACCGTGAGCCAGCGCGCCTCGCTGGAGGCCTCGCGCGCGATGCTCGACACCTTGGGCGACGAGTACGTCCCGCGGACCCGCGGCGACGGTCCCGCGATGGCGGGGTTCATCACCGGCGAGCAGACCGCCCTGCCCCACGGCCACACCGCCAACCGGCGCTTGCGGGAGGGCGACGTGCTGGTCACGGGCGCGAGCGCGAACGTGGACGGCTATCGCTCGGAGTTGGAGCGCACGATGCTCCTCGGCGAACCGACCGACGAGCAGGCCCACTACTTCGAACTCATGCTGGAAGCCCAGACCATCGCCATCGACGCGCTCGGGCCGGGCGTCGAGTTGTCCTACGTGGACCAGCAGGTGTGGGACTACTTCGAGGAGCAAGGCGTGACCGACCTCGCCCAACACCACGTCGGGCACAACATCGGGCTGGGCGCGCACGAACCGCCGTACATCGACCGCGGGTGGACGACCCACTGCGCCGAGCAGGACGGCCGCGAGGAGGCCGACGCCGAGATGGAACCGGGCCACATCTACACCATCGAACCGGGCATCTACACCGACGAGTACGGCTATCGCCACTCCGACACCATCGCGGTCACCGAGGAGGGCGTGGACTGGCTGACCTACTTCCCGCGGGACTTGGAGTCGAACACGATTCGCGTGGAGTAG
- a CDS encoding plastocyanin/azurin family copper-binding protein, protein MTDSTRRRFLRRATTAAATASLASLAGCSGLLAEESAQTTPVDYTLPEATPSAEVRMGPEGSNRFDPLIVRVEEGGTVTWTNVSRNHSATAYAPANDYPRRIPEEAEAWDTGVLLGSDKSASHTFETPGVYDYYCTPHEPLGMVATVVVGDPDPADQPGLRPPSDERSGRAASELETLNAKVRSGLEK, encoded by the coding sequence ATGACCGACTCGACGCGCCGTCGCTTCCTCCGCCGGGCGACGACGGCCGCCGCGACCGCCTCGCTCGCCAGCCTCGCTGGCTGTTCGGGCCTCCTCGCCGAGGAGTCCGCCCAAACCACGCCGGTAGACTACACGCTCCCCGAGGCGACCCCGAGCGCCGAGGTCCGGATGGGACCGGAGGGCTCGAACCGCTTCGACCCCCTCATCGTCCGCGTCGAGGAGGGCGGCACGGTCACGTGGACCAACGTCTCGCGGAACCACTCGGCGACGGCCTACGCCCCGGCGAACGACTACCCGCGCCGCATTCCCGAGGAGGCCGAGGCGTGGGACACCGGCGTTCTCCTCGGGAGCGACAAATCGGCCTCCCACACCTTCGAGACGCCGGGGGTCTACGACTACTACTGTACGCCTCACGAACCGCTCGGGATGGTCGCCACCGTGGTCGTCGGCGACCCCGACCCGGCGGACCAACCCGGCCTGCGACCGCCGAGCGACGAGCGGTCCGGCAGGGCGGCGTCGGAACTCGAAACGCTGAACGCGAAGGTTCGCTCCGGACTCGAAAAGTAG
- a CDS encoding HAD family hydrolase, whose product MAVSFDLFGTLVDADLPADPASAIAEELRARDVAVPDDWAAAYHETHVDAPEGAAVPLMAHVSAALASRGVAAPGNAPRRAVVAAFDPAVETREGAAEAVAAASERGPVGILSNCAVPQLARKTLIRSELDREEFDAIVTGVACGWEKPDPRAFETCADRLGAPVADLVHVGDDPATDGGIEDCGGEAVLLGDVSLAEFPAWTERR is encoded by the coding sequence GTGGCAGTCTCCTTCGACCTCTTCGGGACGCTCGTGGACGCCGACCTCCCCGCCGACCCGGCCAGCGCAATCGCCGAGGAGTTGCGAGCGCGCGACGTGGCGGTCCCCGACGACTGGGCCGCGGCGTATCACGAGACCCACGTCGATGCGCCCGAGGGCGCGGCGGTCCCGCTGATGGCTCACGTCAGCGCCGCCTTGGCGAGTCGCGGCGTCGCGGCACCGGGCAACGCCCCGCGCCGGGCGGTCGTCGCCGCCTTCGACCCCGCGGTCGAGACCCGCGAGGGCGCGGCCGAAGCCGTCGCGGCGGCCAGCGAGCGCGGCCCGGTCGGAATCCTCTCGAACTGCGCGGTGCCCCAACTCGCCCGCAAGACCCTGATTCGCTCGGAACTGGACCGCGAGGAGTTCGACGCTATCGTCACCGGCGTCGCCTGCGGCTGGGAAAAGCCCGACCCGCGGGCGTTCGAGACCTGCGCCGACCGCCTCGGCGCGCCAGTCGCGGACCTCGTTCACGTCGGCGACGACCCGGCGACCGACGGCGGCATCGAGGACTGTGGCGGCGAGGCGGTTCTCCTCGGCGACGTGTCGCTCGCCGAGTTTCCCGCGTGGACCGAGCGTCGCTGA
- a CDS encoding Lrp/AsnC family transcriptional regulator, with translation MTDRTDSPTWEFKDRDIAILRELTRDPQLSSRDLTTILADEYDIEVSHVTVSESVREMREEGVFREAIIPNEEYYIFGLFEFKFDAENFAEGWREAMEYIRDDPHTLFYFLSDGEYQWKTVMMFPTREAESRWIHECYKEHGDVIANIRNSVVHNVLKFGTDPEIFEGLNGDGPE, from the coding sequence ATGACCGACCGAACGGACTCGCCGACGTGGGAGTTCAAGGACCGCGACATCGCGATTCTGCGGGAACTGACCCGCGACCCGCAACTCTCGTCGCGGGACCTCACGACCATTCTCGCCGACGAGTACGACATCGAGGTCTCTCACGTCACCGTGAGCGAGTCCGTCCGCGAGATGCGCGAGGAGGGCGTCTTCCGGGAGGCCATCATCCCCAACGAGGAGTACTATATCTTCGGGCTGTTCGAGTTCAAGTTCGACGCCGAGAACTTCGCGGAGGGGTGGCGCGAGGCGATGGAGTACATCCGCGACGACCCCCACACCCTCTTTTATTTCCTCTCGGACGGCGAGTACCAGTGGAAGACGGTGATGATGTTTCCCACCCGAGAGGCCGAGTCGCGCTGGATTCACGAGTGTTACAAGGAACACGGCGACGTGATAGCGAACATCCGCAACTCGGTCGTCCACAACGTGTTGAAGTTCGGCACCGACCCCGAGATTTTCGAGGGATTGAACGGCGACGGCCCGGAGTAG
- a CDS encoding acyl-CoA dehydrogenase family protein: MNYDDPQRGREVADRVETFVREEVVPVERDHLGEGPVPDETVRELQELARERDVYAPQLSEEYGGLGLDFREMLPVFEAAGRSLLGPAALRVGAPDEGNMHTLELVGTDEQKERWLRPLAAGDAKSGFSMTEPNPGAGSDPKMIRTTAEKDGDEWVIDGHKWWTTQGSEADVLLVMARTDDEAHPYRGCSILLVPADAPGVEIVRDIPHLGGGLAGTSHAEIRYDGVRVPEENLLGEENAGFAVAQQRLGPARLTHCMRFSGMAERALDVAKAYAAERRAFDGRLADKQALRFEIAETETRLHAARSMVRHAARQIAAGEEARVEVAMSKTFTANVTQEAIDTAVQICGGNGIGKDLPLADFYENVRQFRIIDGADEVHKRVIARDAFDETDPSEVEHLTQFDSS; encoded by the coding sequence ATGAACTACGACGACCCCCAGCGGGGCCGGGAGGTAGCCGACCGGGTCGAGACCTTCGTTCGCGAGGAGGTCGTCCCGGTCGAACGCGACCACCTCGGCGAGGGACCGGTGCCCGACGAAACCGTCCGGGAACTACAGGAGCTGGCCCGCGAGCGGGACGTGTACGCGCCCCAGCTCTCCGAGGAGTACGGCGGACTCGGGCTGGACTTTCGGGAGATGCTTCCGGTCTTCGAGGCGGCCGGTCGGAGCCTCCTCGGTCCGGCGGCCCTCCGCGTCGGCGCGCCCGACGAGGGCAACATGCACACGCTCGAACTGGTGGGCACCGACGAGCAGAAAGAGCGGTGGCTCCGCCCGCTCGCGGCGGGCGACGCCAAGTCGGGGTTCTCGATGACCGAACCCAATCCGGGCGCTGGCTCGGACCCCAAGATGATACGGACGACCGCGGAGAAGGACGGCGACGAGTGGGTCATCGACGGCCACAAGTGGTGGACCACGCAGGGGAGCGAGGCCGACGTGCTACTGGTGATGGCCCGGACCGACGACGAGGCCCACCCGTATCGAGGCTGTTCCATCCTCCTCGTGCCCGCCGACGCGCCCGGCGTCGAAATCGTGCGCGACATCCCGCACCTCGGCGGCGGTCTCGCCGGGACGAGTCACGCCGAGATTCGCTACGACGGCGTTCGCGTCCCCGAGGAGAACCTGCTGGGCGAGGAGAACGCCGGGTTCGCCGTCGCCCAACAGCGCCTCGGTCCCGCGCGCCTGACCCACTGCATGCGCTTCTCGGGGATGGCCGAGCGTGCCCTCGACGTGGCGAAGGCCTACGCCGCCGAGCGCCGAGCGTTCGACGGGCGACTCGCGGACAAGCAGGCGCTCCGATTCGAAATCGCCGAGACCGAGACTCGCCTGCACGCCGCGCGGTCGATGGTGCGACACGCCGCCCGGCAGATAGCCGCGGGCGAGGAGGCCCGCGTCGAAGTGGCGATGAGTAAGACGTTCACCGCGAACGTCACGCAGGAGGCCATCGACACCGCCGTCCAGATCTGCGGCGGCAACGGCATCGGCAAGGACCTGCCGCTCGCGGACTTCTACGAGAACGTCCGGCAGTTCCGCATCATCGACGGCGCGGATGAGGTTCACAAGCGAGTCATCGCCAGAGACGCCTTCGACGAGACCGACCCGAGCGAGGTCGAGCATCTGACGCAGTTCGACTCGTCGTAG
- a CDS encoding efflux RND transporter permease subunit, translated as MKDLFEKSARFVTDHNRIVVLVMLLLTAGVGSGVTQLQMGSTAGGGDAVGDTTVAQKQSYIQSHYAEQNDSGGRPAAVYVRDPDGNVLSKQSLLDSLRYQRAVRENESVAAALPDRGGVVGVSTLVGTQLAGSREASLNDQISALESASESEVEATVTRTLSEGSALLDLLPKEYEPGTASATSRRMVFQFQPQSAGEDGDGASSRRFDGTPATRALYEQATDDGTHFTIGPHARTVSNEQFQQDTFELILPAALAAILAVLAFSYRDLVDVIVGFVGVVLSVVWMFGILGWLQIPAGITLVIGPVLIIGLSVDYGLHVFMRYREERGEGEGIREPMTRALSSVAVAVGLVTVTTGVGFLSNVTNEFDLIKDLAVGITLGVVSAFVIFVTVVPALKVSADGLLERFGFDRRKQSLGKTRLLEPLLASGADLARKAAPVVIVLALVAGAASGLAWTELDRKAFQEGDDEIAEWKQDLPGPLAWETTDYDRNSAFVNERYRSPDESDRRTSQVLVEGDVTDPRTLERLRSGRERAAESGAVFERSGSVPFVSPVTVMESVAAQNDAFAETFREADTDGDGVPDRNLDAVYAALYDAAPQQASRVIERTDGEFRSLRMIVPIQPDAKLETQADEMHAIAAAVGGDGGDGDALTATAVGLATINEAESAQTADSILTTLVVALLAVFAMLMVVYRIAEGSATLGAVTVVPIALVTAFVVGGMYLLDIPLTLFTSLLMSLVIGLGIDYNIHVSDRFAHELSRGKDAYRALREAVTGTGGALFGSTLTSTGAFSALLLAPSPQLRSFGALVVLALSLSFVVSIFVLPSLLSVWSRYVHSTPEETASPTGAPAGQQD; from the coding sequence ATGAAGGACCTCTTCGAGAAGTCGGCCCGGTTCGTCACCGACCACAACCGAATCGTCGTCCTCGTCATGCTCCTACTGACCGCCGGAGTCGGGTCGGGCGTGACCCAACTCCAGATGGGGAGTACGGCGGGCGGCGGCGACGCCGTGGGCGACACCACCGTCGCACAGAAGCAGAGCTACATCCAGAGCCACTACGCCGAGCAGAACGACAGCGGCGGGCGGCCAGCGGCGGTCTACGTCAGGGACCCGGACGGGAACGTCCTCTCGAAGCAGTCGCTGCTCGACTCGCTTCGCTACCAGCGGGCGGTCCGAGAGAACGAGTCGGTCGCCGCCGCGCTCCCCGACCGAGGAGGCGTCGTCGGCGTCTCGACCCTCGTCGGCACGCAGTTGGCCGGGAGCCGCGAGGCGTCGTTGAACGACCAGATTTCGGCGCTCGAATCGGCCAGCGAGAGCGAGGTCGAGGCGACCGTGACCCGGACGCTCTCGGAGGGGTCGGCCCTCCTCGACCTTCTGCCCAAGGAGTACGAACCCGGCACCGCGAGCGCGACCAGTCGCCGGATGGTGTTCCAGTTCCAGCCCCAGTCCGCGGGCGAGGACGGTGACGGCGCGAGCAGTCGCCGATTCGACGGCACGCCCGCGACGCGGGCGCTCTACGAGCAGGCCACCGACGACGGGACCCACTTCACCATCGGTCCCCACGCTCGGACCGTCTCGAACGAGCAGTTCCAGCAGGACACCTTCGAGCTGATACTGCCCGCCGCGCTGGCGGCCATCTTGGCCGTCCTCGCGTTCTCCTATCGGGACCTCGTGGACGTTATCGTCGGCTTCGTCGGCGTCGTCCTCTCGGTCGTCTGGATGTTCGGCATCCTCGGCTGGCTCCAGATTCCGGCCGGAATCACGCTCGTCATCGGCCCGGTCCTCATCATCGGCCTGAGCGTGGACTACGGTCTCCACGTCTTCATGCGCTACCGCGAGGAGCGCGGCGAGGGCGAGGGCATCCGCGAACCGATGACCCGCGCGCTGTCGTCGGTGGCGGTCGCGGTCGGCCTCGTCACGGTGACGACCGGGGTCGGGTTCCTCTCGAACGTCACCAACGAGTTCGACCTCATCAAGGACCTCGCGGTCGGCATCACGCTCGGCGTCGTCTCGGCGTTCGTCATCTTCGTGACGGTCGTGCCCGCGCTCAAGGTGAGCGCCGACGGCCTCCTCGAACGGTTCGGGTTCGACCGGCGCAAGCAGTCGCTCGGGAAGACGCGACTCCTCGAACCCCTGCTGGCCAGCGGTGCCGACCTCGCGCGCAAGGCCGCGCCGGTCGTCATCGTCCTCGCGCTCGTGGCGGGCGCGGCCAGCGGTCTCGCGTGGACCGAACTCGACCGCAAGGCGTTCCAAGAGGGCGACGACGAGATCGCCGAGTGGAAACAGGACTTGCCCGGTCCGCTCGCGTGGGAGACCACCGACTACGACCGCAACAGCGCGTTCGTGAACGAACGCTATCGGTCGCCTGACGAGAGCGACCGACGCACCTCCCAAGTTCTCGTGGAGGGCGACGTGACCGACCCGCGGACGCTCGAACGCCTCCGGTCGGGGCGCGAACGCGCCGCCGAGAGCGGAGCCGTCTTCGAGCGGTCGGGGTCGGTGCCGTTCGTCTCGCCGGTGACAGTCATGGAGTCGGTCGCCGCCCAAAACGACGCGTTTGCCGAGACGTTCCGCGAGGCCGACACCGACGGTGACGGCGTGCCCGACCGGAACCTCGACGCGGTGTACGCCGCGCTCTACGACGCCGCGCCCCAGCAGGCGAGTCGGGTTATCGAGCGAACCGACGGCGAGTTCCGGTCGCTCCGGATGATAGTCCCCATCCAACCCGACGCGAAGTTGGAGACCCAAGCCGACGAGATGCACGCCATCGCGGCCGCAGTCGGCGGCGACGGCGGCGACGGCGACGCGCTGACCGCGACCGCGGTCGGCCTCGCGACCATCAACGAGGCCGAGTCGGCCCAGACCGCCGACAGCATCCTGACGACGCTGGTCGTCGCGCTACTGGCGGTGTTCGCCATGCTGATGGTCGTCTACCGCATCGCGGAGGGGAGCGCCACGCTCGGCGCGGTGACGGTCGTCCCCATCGCGCTCGTCACCGCGTTCGTCGTCGGCGGAATGTACCTGCTCGACATCCCGCTGACGCTGTTCACGTCGCTGTTGATGAGCTTGGTCATCGGACTGGGCATCGACTACAACATCCACGTCAGCGACCGGTTCGCCCACGAACTGTCCCGCGGGAAGGACGCCTACCGCGCGCTCCGCGAGGCGGTGACGGGGACCGGCGGCGCGCTCTTCGGAAGCACGCTGACCTCGACCGGCGCGTTCAGCGCGCTCCTGTTGGCTCCCTCGCCGCAACTCCGGAGCTTCGGCGCGCTGGTCGTCCTCGCGCTGTCGCTGTCGTTCGTCGTGAGCATCTTCGTCCTGCCGAGTCTGCTGTCGGTCTGGTCGCGCTACGTCCACTCGACGCCCGAGGAGACCGCGTCGCCGACCGGCGCTCCGGCCGGACAGCAGGACTGA
- a CDS encoding phosphotransferase family protein, whose translation MTDDRDYFERLVDRNALETYLADRLGAVEEYAVRHHAAGHSNETLFVTWGDRELVVRRPPPGETADTAHDVLREYRVMDALQDTAVPLPGTVLACEDRGVLGSDFYVMERVEGDVLRESEPDRFGTADARRCVGEQLVDTLAAIHAVDYEAVGLGEFGRPAGYTERQVERWTKQLDWAFGRTADERAVPELREVGDWLADECPSDHERALVHGDYKLDNVLFAPGTPPELAAVFDWEMATLGDPLADLGWMLSYWRDPDDPDPATPDLTATFMEAEGYPTRRELVARYERATGIEYENDRFYRALAVYKLAALGEMFYRRYLEGNSDDPLYPKMEQRVPDLAERAKRIIDGDEPL comes from the coding sequence ATGACAGACGACCGAGACTACTTCGAACGACTGGTGGACCGGAACGCGCTCGAAACGTACCTCGCGGACCGACTCGGCGCGGTCGAGGAGTACGCCGTCCGACACCACGCGGCGGGCCACTCGAACGAGACGCTGTTCGTGACGTGGGGAGACCGGGAACTGGTCGTCCGGCGGCCGCCGCCCGGCGAGACGGCCGACACCGCCCACGACGTACTCCGGGAGTACCGGGTGATGGACGCGCTTCAGGACACCGCGGTCCCGCTTCCGGGGACCGTGCTGGCCTGCGAGGACCGCGGCGTCCTCGGGAGCGACTTCTACGTGATGGAGCGGGTCGAAGGCGACGTACTCCGCGAGAGCGAACCCGACCGATTCGGAACCGCCGACGCCCGCCGCTGCGTCGGCGAACAGTTGGTCGATACGCTCGCGGCGATTCACGCCGTCGATTACGAGGCGGTGGGACTCGGGGAGTTCGGCCGCCCGGCGGGGTACACCGAGCGGCAGGTCGAGCGGTGGACCAAGCAACTCGACTGGGCGTTCGGGCGGACCGCCGACGAGCGAGCGGTGCCGGAGCTACGGGAGGTCGGCGACTGGCTCGCCGACGAGTGCCCGAGCGACCACGAACGCGCGCTGGTCCACGGCGACTACAAACTCGACAACGTGTTGTTCGCGCCGGGGACGCCCCCGGAACTGGCCGCGGTGTTCGACTGGGAGATGGCGACGCTCGGCGACCCGCTGGCTGACCTCGGGTGGATGCTGTCGTACTGGCGCGACCCCGACGACCCCGACCCCGCGACGCCCGACCTAACCGCGACGTTCATGGAGGCGGAGGGCTACCCCACCCGGCGGGAACTGGTCGCGCGCTACGAGCGCGCGACCGGCATCGAGTACGAGAACGACCGGTTCTACCGGGCGCTCGCGGTGTACAAACTCGCCGCGCTGGGCGAGATGTTCTACCGCCGGTACCTCGAAGGCAACAGCGACGACCCGCTGTACCCGAAGATGGAGCAACGAGTCCCGGACCTCGCCGAGCGCGCGAAGCGAATCATCGACGGCGACGAACCGCTCTGA
- a CDS encoding SDR family NAD(P)-dependent oxidoreductase codes for MRLDDKTLLVTGAASGIGESTAKRCAEYGARVLVTDVNEPGAEEVAEAIREGGGEAEAHELDVTEPAQVTSVVDAAHEEYGLDGLFNNAGVGHPGQSIEEVDESVRDFVMDVNVNGVWNCCHAALPLLKEQGHGSIVNMSSVAGKLGLPGQSVYSLTKGAVLNFTRAAAQEAGPHGVRVNAVCPGFVDTPMTETYFGGRDDPERAREEMADQYPLKRLGDPEEVADCVAFLLSDHASYVTGHGLVVDGGYESG; via the coding sequence ATGCGACTCGATGACAAGACGCTCCTCGTCACGGGTGCCGCGTCGGGAATCGGCGAATCGACCGCGAAACGGTGTGCCGAGTACGGGGCGCGAGTACTCGTCACGGACGTGAACGAGCCGGGCGCGGAGGAGGTCGCCGAAGCAATCCGCGAGGGCGGAGGCGAGGCGGAGGCCCACGAACTCGACGTGACCGAACCGGCACAGGTGACCAGCGTCGTCGACGCCGCCCACGAGGAGTACGGGCTGGACGGACTGTTCAACAACGCTGGCGTGGGCCACCCCGGCCAGTCCATCGAGGAGGTAGACGAGAGCGTCCGGGACTTCGTGATGGACGTGAACGTCAACGGCGTCTGGAACTGCTGTCACGCCGCCCTGCCGCTCCTGAAAGAGCAGGGTCACGGCTCGATAGTGAACATGTCCTCGGTCGCGGGCAAACTCGGACTCCCCGGTCAGTCGGTCTACTCGCTGACGAAGGGTGCCGTACTGAACTTCACGCGCGCGGCCGCACAGGAGGCCGGACCCCACGGCGTCCGGGTGAACGCGGTCTGTCCGGGCTTCGTGGATACGCCGATGACCGAGACGTACTTCGGCGGCCGGGACGACCCCGAGCGCGCCCGCGAGGAGATGGCCGACCAGTACCCCCTCAAGCGACTGGGCGACCCCGAGGAGGTCGCCGACTGCGTGGCGTTCCTCCTGTCGGACCACGCGTCGTACGTGACCGGCCACGGACTGGTCGTGGACGGCGGGTACGAGAGCGGGTAG
- a CDS encoding DUF192 domain-containing protein, protein MADDETGADLRFGGRRIRAQTADTFLQKLKGLRFADSGQMFFRFGSPTRTTVDTIFVRDVQYLYFFDADRTLVEQAELSPNRFYRPDHSYRYLLETFEDLGVETGDRLEIVDG, encoded by the coding sequence ATGGCTGACGACGAGACCGGCGCGGACCTGCGCTTCGGCGGCAGGCGGATTCGGGCACAGACCGCGGACACGTTCCTCCAGAAGCTGAAGGGCTTGCGGTTCGCCGACTCGGGCCAGATGTTCTTCCGGTTCGGTTCGCCGACCCGGACCACCGTCGATACCATCTTCGTCCGGGACGTGCAGTACCTCTACTTCTTCGACGCCGACCGGACGCTGGTCGAGCAGGCGGAGCTGTCGCCCAACCGGTTCTACCGGCCGGACCACTCGTATCGGTACCTGCTGGAGACGTTCGAGGACCTCGGCGTCGAGACGGGCGACCGACTCGAAATCGTGGACGGGTAG